The proteins below are encoded in one region of Ostrinia nubilalis chromosome 3, ilOstNubi1.1, whole genome shotgun sequence:
- the LOC135087858 gene encoding long-chain fatty acid transport protein 4-like, translating to MLLAVIAIVLACIAVWISHGFLYTVAASALFVALYALVFHTRWCYVALKTTPRDLRALISYLQILWTARKFSNKNWTLPDIFHDVVQKHPDKPCFMFQDEIWTFKEVEDFSLRMSAAMKAQGIKKGDVVGLLVSNCPQLPAMWLGNARLGAITPLINTNQRGNALLHSVNVAKCDVLIFSEEYHSAVQDISKELNPSLKLFKFTHRPLQPSNPKQEGAGDSIPDLTYLLESTPPAPWTLANADGFRGKLLYIYTSGTTGLPKAAVISNTRFVFMATGLHFLRLKKSDRIYCPLPLYHTAGGVISVGQALILGCTVVIKAKFSASQYFPDCAKYKATAGHYIGEMCRYILATPPSPTDTQHNVRIIYGNGLRPQIWTEFLKRFNVKHVIEFYGATEGNANIANTDGTPGAIGFVSRIIPSVYPIAIIKVDQETGEPIRDSRGLCQLAQPDEPGVFIGKISHNNPSREYLGYVDKAASEKKVVKDVFAHGDLAFISGDILVADELGYLFFRDRTGDTFRWRGENVSTTEVEAAVSRVADHRDAVVYGVLVPNVEGRAGMCGIVDVDGSLDLSQLARALARDLPAYARPVFLRVMTSVDLTGTFKMKKTDLQKEGYDPSKVKNDKLYYLDVKLGRYLPLGSDEYEKINKGEIRI from the exons ATGTTACTTGCAGTGATCGCTATTGTGTTAGCGTGCATCGCAGTTTGGATTTCTCATGGTTTTCTGTATACAGTGGCAGCTTCTGCTCTTTTTGTGGCACTCTACGCCTTAGTGTTCCATACTAGGTGGTGCTACGTAGCTCTAAAAACTACACCAAGGGATTTAAG GGCACTGATATCTTATCTGCAAATACTGTGGACCGCACGGAAGTTTTCCAATAAGAACTGGACCCTGCCGGATATATTCCATGATGTGGTTCAAAAGCACCCAGACAAACCATGCTTCATGTTCCAGGATGAAATATGGACTTTCAAAGAG GTTGAAGACTTCAGTCTTCGGATGTCTGCTGCCATGAAAGCCCAGGGGATAAAGAAGGGCGATGTAGTCGGGCTGCTCGTCAGCAACTGTCCCCAGCTGCCTGCGATGTGGCTGGGCAACGCCCGCCTCGGAGCCATCACTCCTCTCATCAACACCAACCAACGGGGAAATGCTTTACTGCACTCGGTCAATGTGGCCAAATGTGACGTCTTAATATTCTCGGAGGAATATCACTCTG CTGTTCAAGACATTTCAAAGGAACTTAACCCTTCATTGAAGCTGTTCAAGTTTACCCATCGTCCCCTTCAGCCTTCCAATCCGAAGCAAGAAGGGGCTGGGGACAGTATACCAGACTTGACGTATCTGCTGGAATCCACGCCACCAGCCCCGTGGACCTTGGCTAACGCTGACGGGTTCCGTGGGAAACTGCTGTATATCTACACTTCAGGGACAACCGGCCTTCCTAAAGCTGCAGTGATATCCAATACCAG atttgTGTTCATGGCAACGGGCCTCCACTTCTTACGGCTGAAGAAGTCTGACAGGATATATTGCCCGCTGCCACTATACCACACGGCTGGAGGGGTCATCAGTGTAGGCCAAGCCCTCATCCTTGGCTGCACAGTAGTGATCAAGGCCAAGTTCTCAGCGTCCCAATACTTCCCAGACTGTGCCAAGTACAAAGCCACG GCAGGGCACTACATCGGAGAGATGTGCCGCTACATCCTGGCCACGCCTCCGTCTCCCACCGACACGCAGCATAACGTACGCATCATATACGGGAACGGACTGCGGCCGCAG ATTTGGACAGAATTCTTAAAAAGATTCAACGTGAAGCACGTAATAGAGTTTTACGGGGCTACTGAAGGAAACGCCAATATTG CGAACACCGACGGTACCCCTGGAGCGATCGGGTTTGTGTCCCGGATCATCCCATCCGTGTATCCCATCGCCATCATCAAAGTGGACCAGGAAACGGGAGAGCCCATACGCGATTCTAGAGGTCTATGTCAG CTAGCTCAGCCAGACGAGCCAGGCGTGTTTATAGGAAAGATCTCCCACAACAACCCTTCTAGAGAATACCTGGGATATGTGGACAAAGCCGCCTCGGAGAAGAAGGTCGTTAAAGATGTGTTTGCGCATGGAGACCTGGCTTTTATATCGG GCGACATCCTGGTGGCGGACGAGCTGGGCTACCTGTTCTTCCGCGACCGCACGGGCGACACCTTCCGCTGGCGCGGAGAGAACGTCAGCACCACAGAGGTCGAAGCCGCTGTATCAAGAGTCGCTGATCATAGAGACGCGGTTGTCTATGGAGTGCTG GTGCCAAATGTGGAAGGTCGCGCGGGCATGTGTGGTATCGTCGACGTAGATGGTTCCTTAGACCTGTCTCAACTGGCGCGTGCGTTGGCCCGCGACCTGCCCGCCTATGCTCGTCCCGTGTTTCTTCGGGTCATGACCAGCGTCGACCTTACGG GAACATTCAAAATGAAGAAAACAGATCTGCAGAAGGAAGGATACGACCCCTCTAAGGTTAAAAATGATAAACTTTACTACTTAGACGTCAAACTAGGCAGGTACCTTCCACTCGGCTCCGATGAATAcgagaaaataaataaaggagaaattagaatataa